The genomic DNA GGAGTTCGCTCTCAGAGCCGATCCGCTCGGTATCCTCTTCGCACTGCTGGCAAGTCTGCTGTGGCTCGTGACGAGCTTTTACAGCATCGGCTACATGCGTGGGTTGTCCGAACACCACCAGACCCGGTACTTCGCGGCGTTCGCGGGCAGTGTCTCCGCAGCGATCGGGGTCGCGTTCGCTGCCAACCTCCTCGTTCTCTTCGTCTTCTACGAGTTGCTCACGGTGGCGACCTACCCGCTCGTCGCACACGACGAGACCGCCGAGGCACGAGCAGCCGGTCGGAAGTATCTCGCGTACACCTTCGGGGGCGGCGTCGCGGTGCTTGCCGGAGCGCTACTGGTGTTCTGGGCCACCGGAACCACGGCGTTCACACCCGGGGGCATCGCCGCCCTCGCTAGTGCCGATCCGGTGGTGGCTCGCGCCGCGTTCGGTCTCCTGGCCGCGGGATTCGGCGTGAAAGCTGCGCTCATGCCGCTCCACTCGTGGCTCCCCGACGCGATGGTCGCCCCGACGCCCGTCTCGGGACTCCTGCACGCGGTTGCAGTCGTCAAATCGGGCGTGTTCGGCATCGCACGCGTCATCCTCGACGTGTACGGTCCCGACCTGGCCGCTAGCCTCGGCGTGGGAATCGCACTGGCAGCCGTCGCCACGTTCACACTCGTCGTCGCGAGCGTCATCGCACTCCGCCAGGACAACCTCAAGCGGCGGCTCGCGTTTTCGACGGTGAGTCAACTGTCCTACATCGTCCTCGGGTTGGCTGTCCTCAACCCGTTGTCGCTCGTTGGCGGCCTCCTGCACATCCCGGCACACGCGTTCATGAAACTCACCCTGTTCTTCTGCGCGGGGGCGATCCACGTCGAGACCCACACAGACGACATCAGCAACATGGCCGGTATCGGGCGGCGGATGCCGCTGACGATGGTCGCCTTCGGCGTGGCGTCGCTGGGAATGGCAGGCATTCCACTGGTTGCCGGATTCGTCAGCAAGTACTTCTTGCTCATCGGAACCATCTCGGCCGGGGACATCGTGTTCACGGCTGCGTTGCTCGTTTCGGGTGTTCTCAACATCGCGTACTTCTGGCCCGTCGTCTACACCGCGTTCTTCGAGTCTCCGGGAACAGCCGACGAGAAGCCCGTCGTTGAGAACAGCCTCGGCGGCTGGTTCGGCGGACACGACACCGCTACGGACGGCGGGGAGAGACAGACCGACCCCCAGCCCGACACCAACAGTGCTCCTGCAGAGGCCGAACGCGACGACCACGGCTACGCGGAGACACACGAGGGACAGGGCGCTGCGGACGACAGGGAGGCCGCCGAACACATCCGCCCCGAACACGGCGACGACGCCGCTCTGGCGTGGGAACACCGTCGCTGGAACGGCGAAGAGTCGACGTGGTTCATGCTGGGGCCGATTCTGTTTGCGATGACCGGTTCGATAGTCCTCGGTGTCGTCCCCGATACCGCCGTCTTCCTGCAGATCGTGCGCCTGATCGTCGAGAACGTGACGGGGGTGGTCGTCTGATGGTCGACCCCGTCGTCCCGCCGTTCGTGCCGGTCCTGTTGGCTGCTGCGGTGCTCCCGTTCCTCGGGCGGCGCGCCGGTCACGTGCTGGGTATCATCGCCACGGGCGTCGTCGTGCCGTACGTCTGGCTGACAGCCGGCGGTCAGCACCTCCAGGTGCTGCTGTTCGGATTCGAGGCAGTGCTGTACAACGTCGATCCGTTCTCGACGTTGATGGGGCTGATCTTCGGGTTCATCGGCGCAGTGGCCGTCCTCTACTCGTGGTACACCGAGGCGTCGTCACTCCAGACCGCGTTGGCACTCTCGTACGTCGGGACGAGTCTCGGTGCCGTCTTTGGCGGCGACTGGCTGACGTTGATCTTCTTCTGGGAGCTCATGGCGGTCACCAGCACGCTGCTCGTCTGGCACTACGGCGGCCGAGCGGTGCGTGCAGGATTTAGATACGCGCTGTTGCACGGTCTCGGTGGGACGCTCCTGCTGGGCGCTGTCGTCTGGCACTACGTGGAGGTCGGCTCGTTCCTGTTCTCGGCCGCGCCGGGCGGGATGGCCGGGGGGGTCGCCCCCGTCCTCGCTGCGGTCGGCATCGGGGTCAACGTCGGGTTCATCGGTCTTCACGCGTGGCTCCCGGACACGTATCCGCGCCCACACGTCGCCGCGAGCATCTTCCTGTGCGTGTTCACGACGAAGACCGGGGTCTACGGGATGTACCGCGCCTTCCCCGACGGCAACGTCGCCATCGCCTACATGGGTGGGCTGATGGCCGTCTTCGGCGCGACCTACGCGCTCTTCCAGAACGACATGCGCCGTCTCCTGTCGTATCACATCCAGTCACAGGTCGGCTACATGGTCGCCGGCGTCGGCATCGGGACGGCACTCGGTCAGGCCGGTGCGATGGCTCACGTTTTCAACCACATCCTCTACAAGGCGCTGCTGTTCATGACCGCCGGCGTCGTCATCTACCGGACCGGCAAGGAGAGTCTGAAGAAACTCGGCGGGCTCGGTCGCGAGATGCCCGTGACGGCAGCCGCGTTCACCGTCGCTGCACTCTCTATCGCGGGGTTCCCGCTCTTCAATGGCTTCGTCAGCAAGGGAATCATCATCTCGGCGAGCCACTACGACTTCCCAGCGGGTCCCGTCGCACTCGGTGACTTCCACACTCTAGAGGTGTTGTTGCTCCTCGGCGGTGTCGGTACCTTCCTCTCGTTCATCAAGTTCGGCTACTACGCGTTCTTCCACGGCGAGTACGACGATAGTGTCGCCGACGCCAACCGTGGCCAGACCGTCGCGATGGTCTCACTCGCCGTGCTCTGTATCTTCTACGGCATCTTCGACGGTGCACTGTTCGCCTTGCTCCCCTTCGACGTGACCGACGCGTCCGTCGTCTCGAACGTGTACGTGACCTACACGGTCGATCACGTCGTGGAGGGAGTGGTGCTCGCCGCAATCGGTCTCGTCGGCTTCGTGCTCATCAAGAAGCCACTGTCGTCGATCAGTCACGTTCCCGACATCGACAGTCTGTACAACCCGGCGGCGCTGTACGGGACGCGTGCGATCGTCGTCGGCATTACGGAGTTGTACGCCGTCGTTGACCGGACGGCTGCGACAGCAACAGGTCTCGTCGGCGACATACTGAGAGATCCAGAAGCAGTCCTAGAACGATTCACGGGGCGAGATAGTATCCAGCTGAGAGTGGATATTGGCACGAGCGTTGCGCTTGTGACGCTCGTTATCGTCGGTGTCCTCGTACTGATGTTCGCCTGATCCCGGACCAGACTGTCGATCGGTAGGGAGGACCACGAGACCGTGAATCCAATCCTACGGCGACACAGTTCCACGCTCAACAGGAACGGCAACTCTCACGCGGCGTGAGTGGAACCGCTCCAATTTGGGTCAGAGATGGGTATCGATTCGGAACGATCCGGGCGAATGTTCGGAATAGGCCTTTGACGACCCCGATCGATCGAATGACCGGTGGAACCACCAATGGCTTCCGAAGATACAATCGCCGAACGCATCGAAGCGGGCGAGAGCTTCGCCGACCTCGGTGAGTTCGAGTTCGACAACACAGCCCACGAACAGGACGATATCGATCGTGAGAACGAGACGACACAGGGCCTGCTTACTCGTGTTGGCAGCGCCTTGGATCGGCGATCGTTCATGAGCAACACGGCGAAAGCGGGTGTCACGGCGGTTGCGCTCGGCACGCTCGGTGCCGGCACCGCGGCAGCTGACCACCAGCCGCCCGTCTATGGTCTCACGCTCGTCCCCTCCAAGCAGGACAAAAACGAGAAGGACGCGAACATGGAACACGCGGTCGCGTTGGTCGCCGTCGAGGACGGCACCGCGAACGCGCTCGTCCCGGTCGATCTCGACTCGGGTGCGATCTACACCGATCGGAGCAGCAGGATCGACGGTGTGAGCGGCGACACCCTGCTCGTCGGGATCGATTACCGCCCGTCCGACGGCAAGCTCTACGCACTCGGTGAGGACGGCACCCTCTACACCATCGGGATGCCGAGCAAATCCGGAGATTCGGTCTCAGCCAATACTGTGGGGTCGGCGGACTACCCCGATACGGATCTCATCGACGGTATCGGATTCGACTTCAACCCGGTCGCGGACGCGATTCGGGTCGTG from Halococcus saccharolyticus DSM 5350 includes the following:
- a CDS encoding Na(+)/H(+) antiporter subunit D translates to MVDPVVPPFVPVLLAAAVLPFLGRRAGHVLGIIATGVVVPYVWLTAGGQHLQVLLFGFEAVLYNVDPFSTLMGLIFGFIGAVAVLYSWYTEASSLQTALALSYVGTSLGAVFGGDWLTLIFFWELMAVTSTLLVWHYGGRAVRAGFRYALLHGLGGTLLLGAVVWHYVEVGSFLFSAAPGGMAGGVAPVLAAVGIGVNVGFIGLHAWLPDTYPRPHVAASIFLCVFTTKTGVYGMYRAFPDGNVAIAYMGGLMAVFGATYALFQNDMRRLLSYHIQSQVGYMVAGVGIGTALGQAGAMAHVFNHILYKALLFMTAGVVIYRTGKESLKKLGGLGREMPVTAAAFTVAALSIAGFPLFNGFVSKGIIISASHYDFPAGPVALGDFHTLEVLLLLGGVGTFLSFIKFGYYAFFHGEYDDSVADANRGQTVAMVSLAVLCIFYGIFDGALFALLPFDVTDASVVSNVYVTYTVDHVVEGVVLAAIGLVGFVLIKKPLSSISHVPDIDSLYNPAALYGTRAIVVGITELYAVVDRTAATATGLVGDILRDPEAVLERFTGRDSIQLRVDIGTSVALVTLVIVGVLVLMFA
- a CDS encoding proton-conducting transporter transmembrane domain-containing protein, yielding EFALRADPLGILFALLASLLWLVTSFYSIGYMRGLSEHHQTRYFAAFAGSVSAAIGVAFAANLLVLFVFYELLTVATYPLVAHDETAEARAAGRKYLAYTFGGGVAVLAGALLVFWATGTTAFTPGGIAALASADPVVARAAFGLLAAGFGVKAALMPLHSWLPDAMVAPTPVSGLLHAVAVVKSGVFGIARVILDVYGPDLAASLGVGIALAAVATFTLVVASVIALRQDNLKRRLAFSTVSQLSYIVLGLAVLNPLSLVGGLLHIPAHAFMKLTLFFCAGAIHVETHTDDISNMAGIGRRMPLTMVAFGVASLGMAGIPLVAGFVSKYFLLIGTISAGDIVFTAALLVSGVLNIAYFWPVVYTAFFESPGTADEKPVVENSLGGWFGGHDTATDGGERQTDPQPDTNSAPAEAERDDHGYAETHEGQGAADDREAAEHIRPEHGDDAALAWEHRRWNGEESTWFMLGPILFAMTGSIVLGVVPDTAVFLQIVRLIVENVTGVVV